The Apis mellifera strain DH4 linkage group LG13, Amel_HAv3.1, whole genome shotgun sequence genome includes a region encoding these proteins:
- the LOC727392 gene encoding endocuticle structural glycoprotein SgAbd-2 isoform X2 — protein sequence MQRILLMFSLFGCALGQYGAFRGFPIQNAYRSTPRPTYQQPTIQPQYTPQYNPGRFIAIRNQQKDTYPDGTYTFSYDTENGISVAESGRPQGAPPTQTEIVQGRYSYTAPDGTPITLEYTADENGFHPQGAHLPTPPPIPEAIRRALAANPGPDDSDYRQPYNPNLYRRY from the exons ATGCAGCGCATA TTATTGATGTTCAGTTTATTTGGCTGTGCTCTTGGACAGTATGGTGCATTTCGTGGTTTTCCAATACAAAATGCTTATCGATCAACACCTAGACCAACTTATCAACAACCAACAATACAACCGCAGTATACACCCCAGTATaa tCCTGGAAGATTTATAGCTATACGTAATCAACAAAAAGATACATATCCAGATGGAACTTATACATTTAGCTATGATACCGAAAACGGAATTTCAGTTGCCGAAAGCGGAAGACCTCAAGGGGCTCCACCAACACAAACCGag attgttCAAGGAAGATATTCATATACCGCACCGGATGGTACTCCTATTACTTTGGAATATACAGCAGATGAAAATGGTTTCCATCCTCAAGGTGCACATTTACCAACTCCTCCTCCTATTCCAGAAGCAATTAGACGAGCACTTGCAGCTAATCCTGGACCTGATGATTCAGACTATAGACAACCATATAATCCAAATCTTTAccgaagatattaa
- the LOC727392 gene encoding endocuticle structural glycoprotein SgAbd-2 isoform X1, which produces MQRILLMFSLFGCALGQYGAFRGFPIQNAYRSTPRPTYQQPTIQPQYTPQYNNPGRFIAIRNQQKDTYPDGTYTFSYDTENGISVAESGRPQGAPPTQTEIVQGRYSYTAPDGTPITLEYTADENGFHPQGAHLPTPPPIPEAIRRALAANPGPDDSDYRQPYNPNLYRRY; this is translated from the exons ATGCAGCGCATA TTATTGATGTTCAGTTTATTTGGCTGTGCTCTTGGACAGTATGGTGCATTTCGTGGTTTTCCAATACAAAATGCTTATCGATCAACACCTAGACCAACTTATCAACAACCAACAATACAACCGCAGTATACACCCCAGTATaa taatCCTGGAAGATTTATAGCTATACGTAATCAACAAAAAGATACATATCCAGATGGAACTTATACATTTAGCTATGATACCGAAAACGGAATTTCAGTTGCCGAAAGCGGAAGACCTCAAGGGGCTCCACCAACACAAACCGag attgttCAAGGAAGATATTCATATACCGCACCGGATGGTACTCCTATTACTTTGGAATATACAGCAGATGAAAATGGTTTCCATCCTCAAGGTGCACATTTACCAACTCCTCCTCCTATTCCAGAAGCAATTAGACGAGCACTTGCAGCTAATCCTGGACCTGATGATTCAGACTATAGACAACCATATAATCCAAATCTTTAccgaagatattaa